One window from the genome of Echinicola vietnamensis DSM 17526 encodes:
- a CDS encoding ribonuclease Z, with protein MEFSVTILGSNSAVPAHDRNQTSQIVTLGSKLLMIDCGEATQIQLQRYKIRSFKIDHIFISHLHGDHYLGLMGVISTFHLNKRKTPLTIYGPRGLDEIITTQLKYGNTKLNYPLHFVRTDPDQKQLLVDAKKFMVYSFPLKHRLPCTGFLVVEKPGLRHIIKEKLLEQPLSIPAINVLKHGKDYMDKDGNVFTVEEFTRPPDPIRKYAFCSDTIFDEELVPYLKGVDLLYHESTFMEAECERAAETYHCTASQAATIAQKADVKQLLLGHYSTRYVELEPLWEEAKRVFDRCQLSTEGETYSL; from the coding sequence TTGGAATTTTCGGTAACCATTCTAGGCTCCAATTCGGCCGTTCCGGCGCACGACAGGAACCAGACTTCCCAGATTGTCACCCTTGGCAGCAAACTGCTGATGATCGATTGTGGGGAAGCCACCCAAATCCAGTTGCAACGCTATAAAATCCGGTCGTTTAAGATCGACCATATCTTTATTTCACATTTACATGGAGATCACTACCTCGGACTGATGGGCGTGATCTCCACTTTTCACCTCAACAAACGCAAGACACCCCTGACCATTTATGGCCCCCGTGGCCTGGACGAGATCATCACCACCCAACTCAAATACGGCAATACGAAGCTCAACTATCCGCTTCACTTTGTCCGCACAGATCCCGACCAGAAACAGCTGCTGGTGGATGCCAAGAAGTTTATGGTATACAGTTTCCCCCTGAAGCACCGCTTGCCCTGCACGGGCTTCTTGGTCGTGGAAAAGCCCGGTCTCCGGCATATCATCAAAGAAAAACTGCTGGAACAGCCCCTGAGCATTCCGGCCATCAATGTCCTCAAACATGGCAAGGACTATATGGATAAAGACGGCAATGTATTTACGGTCGAGGAATTTACCCGTCCCCCGGACCCTATCCGAAAATATGCTTTCTGCTCCGACACGATCTTCGACGAAGAGCTGGTTCCTTACTTGAAAGGAGTGGATTTGCTGTACCACGAATCCACCTTTATGGAAGCCGAGTGCGAACGGGCTGCCGAAACGTATCACTGTACGGCCAGCCAAGCAGCCACCATTGCCCAAAAAGCCGATGTCAAGCAATTGCTGCTAGGGCATTATTCCACGCGGTATGTGGAGCTGGAGCCGCTGTGGGAAGAGGCCAAGCGTGTCTTTGACCGCTGCCAACTCAGCACCGAAGGAGAAACCTATTCCCTCTAG
- a CDS encoding queuosine precursor transporter, which yields MSTTADHTFQHKKTTLFIVLSGIFLTNAILAELIGVKIFSGEATLGLEPANWTFFGDYVLDFNLTAGAVIWPVVFITTDIINEYFGKKGVRKISFLTAGFIAYAFVFIAIVTALPPAQFWLDVNSTDPNGQPFDIEYAFDVIFRQGLGIIIGSLTAFLLGQLIDVFVFQKLRKITGAKMIWLRATGSTLVSQLIDSFVVLGIAFYVFGNWSIEQLIAVGIINYIYKFTVAIILTPLLYLGHNLIDRYLGKEYAERMAEEAAEDTSF from the coding sequence ATGTCCACCACCGCCGACCACACCTTCCAGCACAAGAAGACCACGCTGTTCATCGTCCTCAGTGGCATCTTCCTGACCAATGCCATCCTGGCCGAACTCATTGGGGTCAAAATCTTCTCCGGTGAGGCCACATTGGGGCTGGAGCCGGCCAATTGGACATTTTTCGGGGATTATGTGCTGGACTTTAACCTTACGGCCGGAGCGGTGATCTGGCCGGTCGTCTTCATTACCACGGACATTATAAACGAGTACTTTGGCAAAAAGGGCGTGCGCAAGATCAGCTTTCTTACCGCCGGGTTTATCGCCTATGCCTTTGTGTTCATCGCCATCGTCACGGCCTTGCCGCCGGCCCAGTTTTGGCTGGACGTCAACAGCACGGACCCCAATGGCCAGCCATTTGATATCGAATATGCCTTTGACGTCATCTTCCGCCAAGGGCTGGGCATCATCATCGGCTCCCTGACCGCCTTTTTGCTGGGTCAGCTGATCGATGTCTTCGTCTTCCAAAAGCTCCGCAAAATCACCGGTGCCAAGATGATCTGGCTGCGCGCTACCGGATCCACCTTGGTCTCCCAGCTGATCGACTCCTTTGTGGTGTTGGGCATTGCCTTTTATGTCTTTGGCAACTGGTCCATCGAGCAGCTGATCGCCGTGGGCATCATCAATTACATCTATAAATTTACCGTCGCCATCATCCTAACGCCCCTGCTTTACCTCGGCCACAACCTCATCGACCGCTACCTCGGCAAGGAATACGCCGAACGCATGGCCGAAGAAGCCGCTGAGGACACTTCTTTTTGA